The window GTGCTCTTCGACACGCGCGACCAGTTCTCCTCGCTCGGCGCCTCGTCGAGCGGCACGAGCCCGAACACCGATCGCCTGCAGGCGATCCTCGCCAATCTCGACATACCGCCGCTGGAGCCCGTACCCACGGATCACGTTCTGACCAAGGCCTTTTACCTGCTGACGAATTTTCCCGGCCGCTACAACGGCAGCCCGCTCTGGATCGAGGCGCAGTTGGACAACCGCGAAGAGGAAAGCAACCGTCCCGCCCGGCCCGGCGACGGCGTGACGCCGATCATGATTACCGGCAACGATTTTGCCGGCGCCTGGGCGGTCGATTCGAGCGGCATCGCGCTGTTGCCGACGGTGCCGCCGGACGAGATGCAGCGGGAATATTCCTTCCGCTCCGGCGTCAACATCATGATGTACATGCTGACCGGCAACTACAAGGCCGACCAGGTGCATGTTCCCGCTCTGCTCGAGCGGCTCGGGCAGTGAGGCCGCGATGACGATCGACTTCTCGCCTCTCCTCCCCTGGCCATATCTGGCGGCACTGATACTGGCGGCAATTGTCCTGGCCGCCTTCGGTCTCTGGCAGCGCGTACGCGGCGCCTCTTTGCGCACCGCCGCGCTCGCGGCCTTCTGCCTTGCGCTTGCAAACCCCGTGCTGTTCCAAGAGGAACGCGAACCGCTCTCTACGATCGTCGCCGTCGTCGTCGACCGCAGCCAGAGCCAGGAGAATGCCGACAGGCGCGAGCAGACCGACCAGGCGCTGGCCGGCCTCCAGGAGCGCCTCGCCCGCTTCCCGCAAATGGAGACGCGCATCGTCGAGGCGGCGGATTCCGGGGAAAACGACGCGCCCTCGACTAGGCTTTTCGATGCGCTCGCAACGGCGCTCGCCGACGTGCCGCCCTCGCGCGTCGGCGGCGCCATCTTCATCACAGACGGCCAGGTGCACGATGTGCCGGATGTGAACCAGACCCTCGGATTCAACGCACCGCTGCACGGGCTGATCACCGGAAGACCCGATGAGTTCGATCGGCGTATCGAGATCGTCAGCGCACCCCGTTTCGGCATTGTCGGCGAGCAGCAGAACCTCACCTTCCGCGTAGTCGACGACGGCACGGCCCCGGGCGGCAGCGCGGAAGTGACGATCCGCCTCAACGGCAATGAGATCGCGATCGAGCGCGCCGAGCCTGGCACCGAGGTGCCGTTCAGCTTTACCGTCCCGCGCGGCGGCAACAATATTCTCGAATTCGCGGTCAATCCGGTCGCCGGGGAAGTTACGGAGGCGAACAACCGCGCCGTCCACGTGATCGACGGCATTCGCGAAAACCTGCGCGTGCTTCTCGTTTCCGGAGAGCCGCATGCCGGCGAGCGCGCCTGGCGCAATCTGTTAAAATCCGATGCCGCCGTCGATCTCGTCCACTTCACCATTCTCAGGCCGCCGGAAAAGCAGGACGGCACGCCTATCAACGAGCTGTCGCTGATTGCCTTCCCGACCCGCGAGCTTTTCGTCGACAAGATCAGCGAATTCGACCTCATCATCTTCGACCGCTATCAGCACCGCGGCGTGCTGCCGATCCTCTACTATGACAACATCGCGCAATATGTGCAGAACGGCGGCGCTCTGCTGATCGCGGCCGGCCCGGAACATGCCGGCGACGATTCGATCGCGGCAACGCCGCTGTCGGCCGTCCTCCCCGCAAACCCGACCGGGGTCGTGAACGAAACGGCCTTCTTTCCGCGCCTCTCGGAGGACGGCAGGAAACATCCGGTGACCAGGGGGCTCGAAGGCGCAGAGAGCGAGCCTCCGGCCTGGGGGCGCTGGTTCCGCACGGTCGATGTCGACAGGCCGCTCGGCCAGACGGTGATGGAGGCTGCGGACGGCCGGCCGTTGCTGGTGCTCAACCGGGTCGGCAAGGGGCGCGTCGCCATGTTGCTCTCCGACCAGGGCTGGCTCTGGGCCCGCAATTTCGAAGGCGGCGGCCCGCATATTTCGCTCTACCGCCGCACCGCGCACTGGCTGATGCAGGAGCCGGCCCTCGAGGAGGAGGCGCTGACCGCACGTGCTTCGGGTCGGACGCTGGAAATCACCCGCCAGACGATCGAGGGCGATCCGGGCCAGGCAACGCTCACTCATCCCTCCGGCCGCTCCGAGGAAATCACGCTGACGGAACGGGAGCCGGGTCTTTACAAGGCGGAGGTCAGGACTGACGAGATCGGATTGTTCGAGATCGCCAATGACGAACTGACGACGCTCGTGCACGTCGGCAATGTCAATGCACCGGAATTCAAGGCGGCGATTTCGACGGAGGAAAAGTTGGAACCCTGGGCCGAGAAGACCAAGGGGACCCTCCGCCGCCTGGCGAGTGCCGACGGTCCGGTCGACCTCCCCT is drawn from Sinorhizobium sojae CCBAU 05684 and contains these coding sequences:
- a CDS encoding membrane protein, with translation MTIDFSPLLPWPYLAALILAAIVLAAFGLWQRVRGASLRTAALAAFCLALANPVLFQEEREPLSTIVAVVVDRSQSQENADRREQTDQALAGLQERLARFPQMETRIVEAADSGENDAPSTRLFDALATALADVPPSRVGGAIFITDGQVHDVPDVNQTLGFNAPLHGLITGRPDEFDRRIEIVSAPRFGIVGEQQNLTFRVVDDGTAPGGSAEVTIRLNGNEIAIERAEPGTEVPFSFTVPRGGNNILEFAVNPVAGEVTEANNRAVHVIDGIRENLRVLLVSGEPHAGERAWRNLLKSDAAVDLVHFTILRPPEKQDGTPINELSLIAFPTRELFVDKISEFDLIIFDRYQHRGVLPILYYDNIAQYVQNGGALLIAAGPEHAGDDSIAATPLSAVLPANPTGVVNETAFFPRLSEDGRKHPVTRGLEGAESEPPAWGRWFRTVDVDRPLGQTVMEAADGRPLLVLNRVGKGRVAMLLSDQGWLWARNFEGGGPHISLYRRTAHWLMQEPALEEEALTARASGRTLEITRQTIEGDPGQATLTHPSGRSEEITLTEREPGLYKAEVRTDEIGLFEIANDELTTLVHVGNVNAPEFKAAISTEEKLEPWAEKTKGTLRRLASADGPVDLPSILPVRGAVRVADDQRLSLKITDETVLKGVNSLSLFSGLLGLAALLFIISATWYREGR